Sequence from the Pedobacter sp. D749 genome:
AAAAATCGGGACGGGATGAAGTGCTGTGAGTTACTCTAAAAGCAAAGTATCATCGTCATCGTCGGTTAAACTCAATTGCACACTATCGCTACCTGCGATTCCTTCTATAGAACCACGGATATGTGTGGCGTTTAACAATACTTTCTCCAATTGTTTTTCGCGTGCTTTCCATAAACGTTCCATCGCATCGCGTTCGCGCTGTATGGATAGTTTCATGCTCATAAAACCCTCCCTGATTGCCTTCCATTGTTCAGAAAACTCTGCGCCCATTAAGTAATCGTACAACATATGCATTTTCTCGCCACGGTTTTCCTGCGATTTTACCGCACCTGCCAAGCGTAAAATACCTTCACGCAAAACATAGGCTACGGCATTTACTTCTTCAAAAGAACAGATCCAAACCCCATCACGTTGTCCGAAACAATCCATGCCCTTCGGATAACATTGACTCACAATTACCGCAACATCAATGCCCATGCTGCGCATATCTTTCTTCAGTTTTTCGATCCAGTCGCCACCAAAATCTTTGGTACGTTTGCTTTCGTAAATAATTTTACCACATTCCTGTCCAAATTGATTACGCACCACCTGTACACAATCTGCCCCACGCACACCTTTACCAACTTCTTCAATTAAATCAAAAGGGTAATTAACACGAAGCAGCTCTTCCAAAATCAATTCCTGCACTTCGCCCTGCAATTGCATACTACCCTGCTCGGCTTTGCGTTTCATCTCTTCGGCCAGTTTTTTCTGATCGTCGAGCTGTTTTTCCAATTCCTTTAAACGCAATTGATGTTCAGTATCTTTAATGCTATTCTTTTCTGCCTCTTGTTTACGAATCTGTTCTACCAACTCATTACGCTGTTCTTGCATTTTACGTTGAAAAGCAAGTTCCATTTCTTCTTCCTTTACTTTAAGACTTTCCTCGCGACGTAAAAACTCCAGTTCTTTTTCACGGGCCAGCTTTAATTTTTCGGCATTATCTTTCGCATTACCTTCCAGCATTTGCAGTTTGGTTTCGAAATCGGCCGAAATACTTTTCCGCAGGTTCTCCTCTAGGCTATCCTTAAGTTTGGTCTTCTCTTCGTTAAGTTTAGCCTCAAAAGCTTTCAGCTGTTGCTGTTTTTCTGACTCGAAAACCTGCAGCTTACGCTGATATTCTTCATCTTTCTGCCTTGCATAAGCAGCCGCTTTCTCACGTAACTCTTTCTTATAATCTTCGGCCATGGCTTCTTCCATCGGAAAAACATGGGCACAATTGGGACATTTTATTTCGGTAGGCATACATTATTTTTTACTGCAGTAAATACTGTGGATTACAAAGATATTAAAGCTTTTTATGAATCTGTAAAGGAGTTTTGCACCATCATACCTTAAAGCACTTTCGATCTGATTTCATGACCAGCGGCAAGGATTTTACTAACAGGGCATTTTGCTGCAATTTCTTCCAGTCTGATTTTCTGTTCTTCGGTAAGCACACCGGTACAGGTAATTTCTTCCAAAAATATTGTTTCACCGTTTTCGGTATCAATGTTTACTTCCACCTCGATTTTATCAATAGGCCATTCTTTTCTATCGGCATACATCCTTAAGGTGATCGCTACACACGAGGCTAAGGAGGCCATTAATAATCCTTTAGGGGCAAAACCTTTATGTGTTCCTCCTAACTCCAAAGGTTCGTCTACTATAATATCATGAGAACCATTGGTTACCGAACAGGCATAATGTTCTTTATTTATTGTTGCTTTTACCATGTAAATTGTTTTTAGTATTTCAAATATTGTGCTTTAACTTTAAACTTAGGTAAAAGTCTGGTCTTTTTTTAAACAGATGTTGGAATTTACAGCAGGGGCAATTCCGTCATTTGCAATAATTCTTAATTTCATTCAGGAGTTACTCCTTGTTGTTAGGCATTAAGAACGATGCTAATTCCAATTCAAAAAACATGAAACATTATAACGTGCTAATTGTTGCTTTTAAAAAACACTACTATATGAAATACAGAAAGTTAATCGGAAAATATTTAAAGCACGAATCGGATAACAGTGCAAAAATAGCTCTTGCCTTAGTGGCTGGTTTAGCAGCTGGCGCAGTAATTAGTATTTTATTTGCTCCGGATAGCGGTGCAGGCACGCGTGGAAAAATTGCTGGCGGGGCCAAAAACCTGCGTTATGGCTTCCAAGATAAATATAACCTGTTAAAAGAGAAAGTTTTTGGCGTAGAAGCCATTGAAGAAGACATTGTTGAACATGAAGTGCCTCATTTTAAACACACGGTTGCTAAAAAACGTAAATCAGATGTGAAAGAGATTCTGGAAAATGCCCATGAAAATGGTCAGGTACAGGAAGGACAAGGATAACGTTATAAAGAGATCAATGTGTCATTTGCATGGATTAATTAATCCATGCAATCCTTTTTACCTATAAACAATTTCTTAGTTTTACGGGATAATATCTCCATATGATTTTTATCCTCTCGAAGATTCTGCTTTTCCTCATTAAACCGATAGTTTGGATTTGCGTGCTTTTGATTTTTGCAGTTGCATCTAAGCAACCTAAACAAAGGAAAAGGTATTTATTATATACCTTGATTATCTTTTTCTTTTTCTCCAATGGTTTTATTGCTGGCAAAATAGTAAACACTTACGTATCAGGCGACTATCCAAAATCCCAAAAATACGATGTTGGCATCGTACTGGGAGGTTTCTCGGGTTTAAATAAGCGAAATAATGAAATTGCTTTTAATGGGGCAGGAGATAGATTGTTCCAGGCAATTGCACTTTATAAAAAAGGATATATTAAGCAGATATTAATTAGTGGCGGAAACGCCAATATAATAGACTCACAAGTAAAAGAAGCTGATTTAGCCTTTAAATACTTAAAACTGATCGGCATTCCCGATACTGCAATCCTGATTGAAAAGCGAAGCAGAAATACCGTCGAAAATGCCAGGTACAGCATGGCACTCATTACTAAAAACAACCCAAATGCTAAAATTCTGGTCATTACCAGTGCATGGCACATCCCAAGGGCAAAACTAATTTTTGATAAACAAGCCAAGCGTAATATTGAATATTATCCGACCAATTTTATGGGAAATACCGAATTTGAATTGGACAATTTAATTATTCCAAACGCTACTGCTTTAACAATATGGGAGTTGTTATTTAAAGAATGGATTGGATTAGCGGTAGACAGTTTTAGAGCCTAGTTTTGTTAATAGTAAAGTCATTAGTCAGCAGTAGAAATTAATGAACAACTGACCATTGAACTAATGAACTGCCTTATCCTTCAATCGCTTTCCAAAGCATATCTTTCAGCTCTAAAATATTCTTTTCAGCTACTGATGAGATAAATATCGATGGGATATTTGGCAAATCCTGTTTCATTTCTTCCATCAGTTCTTCATCTAACATATCCGATTTGGTAATGGCTAAAACGTGTGGCTTTTGCATTAATTCAGGATTGTAAGACTCCAACTCACTTTTAAGGATTTCATATTCTTCTTTGATAGAACGGCTTGTATCAGCCGGAACCATGAACAACAGCACCGAATTTCGTTCTATATGACGCAGGAAACGGTATCCTAAACCTTTACCCTTTGATGCACCTTCAATAATTCCAGGGATATCGGCCATTACAAAAGATTTTCCACCTCTGTAACTTACAATACCCAGATTAGGAACGATGGTAGTAAAAGGATAATCGGCTATTTCTGGCTTAGCTGCCGAAACCACAGAAAGTAATGTTGATTTTCCTGCATTTGGGAAACCAACGAGGCCAACATCAGCTAAAACTTTTAATTCTAAAATATTCCAAACCTCCTGTCCCTGCTCACCTGGTTGTGCAAAGCGTGGTGTTTGCTGAACAGAATTTTTAAAATGCGCATTACCCAAACCGCCACGGCCACCAGCTGTTAAAATCTTAGTTTCGCCATCTTTGGTAATTTCAAAAAGGATTTCACCGGTTTCAGCATCTTTGGCAATGGTACCAAGCGGAACCTCTAAAATTTCATCCTTGCCTTGTTTACCGAATTTATGGGAACTACCACCAGCACCACCATCTTCTGCGATGATATGCTTACGGTATTTAAGGTGTAACAATGTCCAGATATGAATACTTCCTTTAACGATAATGTGGCCGCCACGACCGCCATCACCACCATCAGGACCACCCATTGACGTTAAAATATCACGATGTAAATGTGCCGAACCTGCTCCACCTTTACCAGAACGGCAACAAATTTTTACATAATCTACGAAATTCGAACCCTGTGACATATTTTAATATTGAAATGTTTTACTATTGGAACGTTGAAATGACAACGCCTTTAAAATTAAAGAGTTATAACGTTTTAACATTATAACTCCTTTTATGTTTTTGAATAACGGATCGGGAATTAATTAACGCCTTTCCTTTATACTGCTACCTGAACTTTATACTTTATACTGATCAATTACAGCGCAAAGATCATTATAAACTGTTTCTATTTCACCAATTCCATTTACTTTATTCAACTTTCCTTGCTCTTCGTAATAAGGCAATACATGGATCGTTTTGTCAAAGTATTCTGAAATTCGCTTTTTCAGTTTTTCAGCATCATCATCTGGACGACCACTGGTTTTATGACGCTCAGCAATACGTTTTGTTAACTCATCCTGATCAACATCTAAAGCAATAACACCAGCAATTTTACTGCCTTTACGCTCTAAAAATAAATCAAGCTCAATTGCTTGCGGAACAGTACGCGGAAATCCATCAAACACAAATCCCTTAGCATCAGGATTTTTATCTACCTCTTCTTCAAGCATGGCAATTGTAATGGCATCAGGAACCAATTCCCCGTCAGCTAACAATTGACTCACTTTTTTTCCTAATTCGGTTTCTCCTTTAACGTGTGCTCTAAAAAGATCGCCTGTTGAAACGTGTACCAACTGATATTTTGCAATCAGTTTTTCAGATTGGGTGCCTTTACCCGCCCCTGGAGGGCCAAAGAGAACTAAATTAAGCATTCAAGTTGTTTAGGTTATCTTCAAAAATTAAAAAAGCCTTATTCCTATGGCTCAGTTATAAGTAATATTCAAATCACTGATTAATAGGATTAGACATTGCTTACTTTCAAGGCTGCAAATATATAATTATTAATTTAGATGCCATTTAAAATTGATAATTTATTTAGAAAAGCACTATTTTAATGACATTTACCTTATTCTAAGAAGAATCTTGTGCCATTTTTATATTTGGCCGAATCTTCCTCAAATACTAAGTCAAATAAGCAAAAGATTCTTTTTAAATTTTCATAAGAATTTAAATGTTTGAAACAATTTTGTAATTATATGGACCTATCAATATAAAAAGGATAATCCCAATCAATGAATCCTAAATTTAAGTAAACTTATATGACGTATAAATACAGTAGAATCCAAACCAAATAGCCAATAACATCATTAAAATATTTTTTTAAGGCAAAATATAGATACCGTTCTATGATAATTGTGCTCAGGCACAGCCATTTCATAGGATGTAAACAGCAACCAGCAAAAAACAAATCCATACCCTACCGGCTTGAGGTGTCTCGAAAAAAAAGATGAGTACAAAAAGCAAGTCGAATCTTCATGGTTCTCTGTTTATTCGAAAAGCCTTTTTATTAGCTGATTTGCAGTATACTGAGAAGAGCAGTTAATAACAGCAGCAGAATAAAAAAGGAATGGTTTAAAAAAGGATAAAAAATGAGGCTGTATCATAAAATGTATTCAATCGAATTGTCATATTGGGCCTGTCAGAACGCCTCGTAAGGCACCTAAAACAGGCCCTTCACTTCGATTACGCTCAGTACAAGCTCACTCATGATGATAATTTTATTTTATGATACAGCCTTTCAGGTTTCATTATACATTAAGGCTTTAAAACGACCTTAACGCAGTCTTCTTCCTTCTCATCAAAAATTTTATAGCCACGTGCTGCATCTTCAAGGGGAAGTGTATGGGTTATAATATCATCCAGCACTACTTTACCCTCATCTACAAGCCCTATCAGCTTATCAATATAGTTGAGTACCGGTGCCTGCCCCTGCTTAATGGTAATACCTTTATCGAATATCCTAAAAAGCGGAAAATTATCATAAGGAGATCCATAAACGCCCATAATAGATACGGTTCCCATCCTCCGGACAGCCTCAAAACACATTTCAAGGACTTTGATTGATCCTTTTTCAAAATTTATCGTTGCCTTAACCTTATCTATAAAGCTGCGTTCAGGTTCAAAGCCAACTGCATCAACACATACATCAGCTCCCCGTCCATCAGTCATTTCCCTAATGGCTGCTACAACATCAATTTTATGTGGATTGAGGATGTCGACATTGTTTACAGCTTTTGCCTTTTCCAATCTGTAGTCAAGCGGATCGATCGCAATTACCCGGCTCGCTCCATTAATCCACGCTGCTTTCTGGGCCATTAAACCCACAGGCCCTGATCCAAAAATGGCCACCACCTCTCCTCCTTTGAGCTGTGCCCAGTCAATAGCCGACCAGCCTGTAGGAAAAATATCGGTCAGAAAAAGTGCCTGCTCATCACTTAAATGGGCCGGAACGATCCGCGGACTGATATCTGCATAAGGTACCCTTACGTATTGTGCCTGCCCGCCCGAATATCCACCGTACAGATCGGTATAACCAAATAATGCACCACCTTTTTGACTCATCAGATCTCCATTAGGGCCATAGTTTTTAAAATTAGAATTTTCGCATGCCGGAGACGCCTCATGTGTACAAAAAAAACATTTACCGCAAGAAATGGGAAAAGGAACCACTACACGGTCGCCACGCTTAAGATTGGTAATGGAAGCACCAACTTCTTCTACAATCCCCATAAATTCATGCCCCATAACCAATGGTTCTTTTTGTGGAACTGCACCGCTTAAGATGTGGAGATCGGAACCGCAGATGGCAGTTGAGGTGACTTTCAGAATTACATCCCTTGGATCCAGAATTTCCGGATCGGGAACATTGTCTACCCGGATATCGCCAGGTTTGTGAAATACTGCTGCTTTCATAGTATTGATTTTAAGATATTGATGTTTAAACCTTGGTAAATCACCGGTGGTCTTAAATAATCAACAATGAAAAATCAGCTATGGTTTAGGTAATTTTCATTTTTAAAAAACATTTAATCCTGGTTTAATAATCACCCTCACCATGCTTATTCTGGTTTAATTGGCAATAAACAACAAATTAAATAGTAGTTACTAAGAATGCTTTTACGCAATAAATTGATCACACGAACTGAATGGATCAACTTTTTCTGAAGCTTTTAGCGCCCATAAAGTTCGGTTTCTGCTTTAAGCCACTTTATCGTTTTCTCCTCTATAAATTGTTCATTTGCCCTCCATGACCAATTGCCTGTTGCCTTACCGGGTATATTCATCCTCGCAGTTTCGTCTAACTGCAGAATATCCTGCATGGGGATTATGGCAATTTTGGCAATTGAAGCATAACAGAGCCTGATCAGGATGGGATTTATATTTTTTTCATTAACCGCTGTACCTACATACTTCGAAAGTCGTTTTCTAAGGTTTGCATCTGTTTCATTTTTAAACCAGCCCAGGGTGGTATTGTTATCATGTGTTCCGGTATAAACAATAAAATTTGCGGAATCGTATAGATG
This genomic interval carries:
- a CDS encoding OsmC family protein — protein: MVKATINKEHYACSVTNGSHDIIVDEPLELGGTHKGFAPKGLLMASLASCVAITLRMYADRKEWPIDKIEVEVNIDTENGETIFLEEITCTGVLTEEQKIRLEEIAAKCPVSKILAAGHEIRSKVL
- a CDS encoding zinc-dependent alcohol dehydrogenase; the encoded protein is MKAAVFHKPGDIRVDNVPDPEILDPRDVILKVTSTAICGSDLHILSGAVPQKEPLVMGHEFMGIVEEVGASITNLKRGDRVVVPFPISCGKCFFCTHEASPACENSNFKNYGPNGDLMSQKGGALFGYTDLYGGYSGGQAQYVRVPYADISPRIVPAHLSDEQALFLTDIFPTGWSAIDWAQLKGGEVVAIFGSGPVGLMAQKAAWINGASRVIAIDPLDYRLEKAKAVNNVDILNPHKIDVVAAIREMTDGRGADVCVDAVGFEPERSFIDKVKATINFEKGSIKVLEMCFEAVRRMGTVSIMGVYGSPYDNFPLFRIFDKGITIKQGQAPVLNYIDKLIGLVDEGKVVLDDIITHTLPLEDAARGYKIFDEKEEDCVKVVLKP
- a CDS encoding DUF2130 domain-containing protein codes for the protein MPTEIKCPNCAHVFPMEEAMAEDYKKELREKAAAYARQKDEEYQRKLQVFESEKQQQLKAFEAKLNEEKTKLKDSLEENLRKSISADFETKLQMLEGNAKDNAEKLKLAREKELEFLRREESLKVKEEEMELAFQRKMQEQRNELVEQIRKQEAEKNSIKDTEHQLRLKELEKQLDDQKKLAEEMKRKAEQGSMQLQGEVQELILEELLRVNYPFDLIEEVGKGVRGADCVQVVRNQFGQECGKIIYESKRTKDFGGDWIEKLKKDMRSMGIDVAVIVSQCYPKGMDCFGQRDGVWICSFEEVNAVAYVLREGILRLAGAVKSQENRGEKMHMLYDYLMGAEFSEQWKAIREGFMSMKLSIQRERDAMERLWKAREKQLEKVLLNATHIRGSIEGIAGSDSVQLSLTDDDDDTLLLE
- the obgE gene encoding GTPase ObgE, encoding MSQGSNFVDYVKICCRSGKGGAGSAHLHRDILTSMGGPDGGDGGRGGHIIVKGSIHIWTLLHLKYRKHIIAEDGGAGGSSHKFGKQGKDEILEVPLGTIAKDAETGEILFEITKDGETKILTAGGRGGLGNAHFKNSVQQTPRFAQPGEQGQEVWNILELKVLADVGLVGFPNAGKSTLLSVVSAAKPEIADYPFTTIVPNLGIVSYRGGKSFVMADIPGIIEGASKGKGLGYRFLRHIERNSVLLFMVPADTSRSIKEEYEILKSELESYNPELMQKPHVLAITKSDMLDEELMEEMKQDLPNIPSIFISSVAEKNILELKDMLWKAIEG
- a CDS encoding YtxH domain-containing protein, giving the protein MKYRKLIGKYLKHESDNSAKIALALVAGLAAGAVISILFAPDSGAGTRGKIAGGAKNLRYGFQDKYNLLKEKVFGVEAIEEDIVEHEVPHFKHTVAKKRKSDVKEILENAHENGQVQEGQG
- a CDS encoding YdcF family protein, which encodes MIFILSKILLFLIKPIVWICVLLIFAVASKQPKQRKRYLLYTLIIFFFFSNGFIAGKIVNTYVSGDYPKSQKYDVGIVLGGFSGLNKRNNEIAFNGAGDRLFQAIALYKKGYIKQILISGGNANIIDSQVKEADLAFKYLKLIGIPDTAILIEKRSRNTVENARYSMALITKNNPNAKILVITSAWHIPRAKLIFDKQAKRNIEYYPTNFMGNTEFELDNLIIPNATALTIWELLFKEWIGLAVDSFRA
- a CDS encoding adenylate kinase, which produces MLNLVLFGPPGAGKGTQSEKLIAKYQLVHVSTGDLFRAHVKGETELGKKVSQLLADGELVPDAITIAMLEEEVDKNPDAKGFVFDGFPRTVPQAIELDLFLERKGSKIAGVIALDVDQDELTKRIAERHKTSGRPDDDAEKLKKRISEYFDKTIHVLPYYEEQGKLNKVNGIGEIETVYNDLCAVIDQYKV